A window of Fibrobacter sp. contains these coding sequences:
- a CDS encoding serine hydroxymethyltransferase (catalyzes the reaction of glycine with 5,10-methylenetetrahydrofolate to form L-serine and tetrahydrofolate), with amino-acid sequence MLKSTLQQTDKAIFDIIQEEAERQEYGIELIASENYTSKAVMEAMGSVLTNKYSEGYVGKRYYGGNEVIDKMEALAIERCKQLFGCDHA; translated from the coding sequence ATGCTTAAATCTACTCTGCAGCAGACCGATAAGGCTATCTTCGACATCATCCAGGAAGAAGCCGAACGTCAGGAATATGGCATCGAACTGATCGCCTCCGAAAACTACACCTCCAAGGCCGTCATGGAAGCTATGGGCTCCGTGCTGACCAACAAGTACAGCGAAGGCTACGTTGGCAAGCGCTACTACGGTGGTAACGAAGTGATCGACAAGATGGAAGCTCTCGCCATCGAACGCTGCAAGCAGCTCTTTGGTTGCGACCACGCAAA